A part of Dermacentor variabilis isolate Ectoservices chromosome 10, ASM5094787v1, whole genome shotgun sequence genomic DNA contains:
- the LOC142560146 gene encoding leukocyte elastase inhibitor-like yields the protein MAPRAATISNWSPGVRKTTALALRAAFYVTLLALTCVQPADAQQGLPFGTRKLAFSANQFGLDLYRALRDAGAESRQPQAEGNVALCPFCVSSSLGMLLLGARGSSAMALRHVLYLWGMQHVHLAVRDLSAHLAHNLRDANLLIFRSLYVQRDFGVKYPFQRSLYHFYNASVHSLDFAANAEEARQHINAVVEKASHAQLANLLPDTPPPWTQLLLLSGLHLDSHIELDLVPAEGVRWKAQPLVDPAPPTLLQLGRRADPASLEDTTSAAAEVIESLGGNPAMLEARWTRVRYARHDYLNCTAVEVPLAGGGLVSLLTLTPNQHDDMGLLETRLSAQRISDILGDMHVRRANVKLPRIKIEHSHENLTQSLARMGLASLFGPGRAQLFDMSDVPWLHVTNVVHKTSLDIKGPRATVAGGGGQVAPPPPKPSNRRREPSFVGPSEETIDIALDRPFLYFVVDNVSGLVIAMGKVLNP from the exons ATGGCGCCGCGGGCGGCGACCATCTCGAACTGGTCTCCAGGAGTCCGCAAGACCACGGCGCTGGCGCTGCGGGCCGCCTTCTACGTAACCTTGCTGGCGCTGACCTGCGTCCAGCCGGCCGACGCGCAGCAGGGCCTGCCGTTCGGCACGCGCAAGCTGGCCTTCTCGGCGAACCAGTTCGGGCTGGACCTGTACCGGGCGCTGCGGGACGCCGGAGCCGAGTCACGCCAGCCGCAGGCCGAGGGCAACGTGGCCCTGTGCCCGTTCTGCGTGAGCTCGTCGCTGGGCATGCTGCTGCTGGGAGCCCGGGGCTCGTCGGCCATGGCGCTGCGCCACGTGCTCTACCTGTGGGGGATGCAGCACGTGCACCTCGCGGTGCGCGACCTGTCCGCGCACCTGGCGCACAACCTGAGAGACGCCAACCTGCTCATATTCAG GAGTCTGTACGTGCAGCGCGACTTCGGCGTCAAGTACCCGTTCCAGCGGTCGCTGTACCACTTCTACAACGCGTCCGTCCACTCGCTGGACTTCGCGGCCAACGCCGAGGAGGCGCGCCAGCACATCAACGCCGTGGTCGAGAAGGCCAGCCACGCGCAGCTGGCCAACCTGCTGCCGGACACGCCGCCGCCGTGGACGCAGCTGCTGCTCCTGTCCGGCCTGCACCTGGACTCGCACATCGAGCTCGACCTGGTGCCCGCCGAAGGGGTCCGCTGGAAGGCGCAGCCGCTGGTCGACCCGGCGCCCCCGACGCTCCTTCAGCTCGGAAGACGGGCCGACCCCGCCTCTTTGGAAG ACACGACCTCAGCGGCCGCGGAAGTGATCGAGTCGCTGGGCGGAAACCCGGCGATGCTGGAGGCCCGCTGGACCCGGGTGCGGTACGCGCGCCACGACTACCTCAACTGCACCGCGGTCGAGGTGCCGCTAGCCGGCGGAGGGCTGGTCTCCCTGCTGACCCTCACGCCCAACCAACACGACGACATGGGCCTGCTGGAGACGCGCCTCAGCGCCCAGAGGATCAGCGACATCCTCGGAGACATGCACGTGCGCAGGGCAAACGTCAAG CTGCCCCGCATCAAGATCGAGCACAGCCACGAGAACCTGACACAGTCACTGGCACGCATGGGCCTCGCCTCGCTGTTCGGCCCCGGCAGGGCGCAGCTGTTCGACATGAGCGACGTGCCTTGGCTGCACGTGACCAACGTGGTGCACAAAACGTCCCTGGACATCAAGGGGCCGCGTGCAACCGTCGCCGGTGGCGGCGGGCAGGTGGCGCCACCGCCGCCAAAGCCGAGCAACCGACGCCGCGAGCCGTCGTTCGTCGGCCCCTCCGAAGAGACCATCGACATCGCGCTCGACAGGCCGTTCCTTTACTTCGTCGTGGACAATGTCAGCGGACTGGTCATAGCCATGGGCAAAGTGCTGAACCCCTAA